The following coding sequences lie in one Corynebacterium humireducens NBRC 106098 = DSM 45392 genomic window:
- a CDS encoding sulfurtransferase, with amino-acid sequence MNPLISVDELVTLREWSDPVVLCASMGPTPPTHGIPGSHLADLEGDFSDPTDPLPHTVPADLTALFASYGVSDGTPVVVYDDQGGATAPRVWWLAQVAGVRARVLDGGLPAWRAAGHDVAELLAPTTRGTLTAATRPELLRDRSQVESDGRLVVDARSAGRFAGTEPEPRPGLRSGHIPGAVNLPFTEVYDDTGRMRPAAELQELFRERVGERTDLTFSCGSGVTACVDALAATVAGYEDLAVYEGSWSEWGRL; translated from the coding sequence ATGAACCCGCTGATCTCCGTCGATGAACTGGTCACGCTGCGTGAATGGAGCGATCCGGTCGTCCTCTGCGCCTCCATGGGGCCGACCCCGCCCACCCACGGCATCCCCGGTTCCCACCTGGCCGACCTGGAGGGGGACTTCTCCGACCCCACCGACCCGCTGCCACACACCGTCCCCGCGGACCTGACAGCGCTCTTCGCCTCCTACGGCGTCTCCGACGGCACGCCCGTCGTGGTCTACGACGACCAGGGAGGGGCGACCGCGCCCCGCGTGTGGTGGCTCGCGCAGGTCGCGGGCGTCCGGGCGCGCGTCCTCGACGGGGGACTGCCCGCCTGGCGGGCCGCCGGCCACGACGTGGCGGAACTCCTCGCCCCGACCACGCGGGGCACCCTCACCGCCGCGACCCGCCCGGAACTGCTCCGCGACAGGTCCCAGGTGGAGTCGGACGGTCGACTCGTCGTCGACGCCCGCTCCGCCGGCCGTTTCGCCGGCACCGAGCCGGAGCCGCGTCCCGGCCTGCGCTCCGGGCACATCCCGGGCGCCGTCAACCTGCCCTTCACCGAGGTCTACGACGACACCGGCCGCATGCGTCCTGCCGCTGAGCTGCAGGAACTCTTCCGTGAGCGGGTGGGGGAGCGCACCGACCTCACCTTCTCCTGCGGCTCCGGGGTGACCGCCTGCGTCGACGCCCTCGCCGCCACCGTCGCCGGCTACGAGGACCTCGCGGTCTACGAGGGCTCCTGGTCGGAGTGGGGGCGCCTGTGA
- the bioD gene encoding dethiobiotin synthase, with protein MIIVVTGTGTDVGKTVATAAVASVLRDRGHTVLPVKPVQTGEPEGSGDVVSVEKLTGLRGVELARYPEPLAPNIAARRAGMPQVERADLVARIRELDGPDHTVLVEGAGGLLVRLADDLTIADVAADLDAPLLVVTSLGLGSLNAAELTVSAAHARGLRVLGLIGGSLPAEPDLATRENLAELPRVTGVRLLGCLPESAGTLDRRKFGESARRALDLRDVP; from the coding sequence ATGATCATCGTCGTCACCGGCACCGGCACCGACGTGGGCAAGACGGTCGCCACCGCGGCCGTCGCCTCCGTGCTCCGCGACCGCGGACACACCGTGCTCCCCGTCAAGCCGGTGCAGACCGGGGAGCCGGAGGGCAGTGGGGACGTGGTGAGCGTCGAGAAGCTCACGGGGCTGCGGGGCGTGGAGCTCGCCCGCTACCCGGAGCCGCTGGCCCCGAACATCGCGGCCCGGCGCGCCGGAATGCCGCAGGTGGAGAGGGCGGACCTGGTCGCCCGGATCCGGGAGCTCGACGGGCCGGACCACACCGTGCTCGTCGAGGGGGCGGGCGGACTGCTCGTGCGCCTCGCCGACGACCTGACCATCGCCGACGTGGCCGCGGACCTGGACGCCCCGCTCCTGGTGGTGACCTCACTGGGGTTGGGCAGCCTCAACGCCGCCGAGCTGACCGTCTCGGCGGCGCACGCACGGGGCCTGCGCGTGCTGGGCCTCATCGGGGGCAGCCTCCCGGCGGAGCCGGACCTGGCCACCCGGGAGAACCTCGCCGAGCTGCCGCGTGTGACCGGGGTGCGGCTGCTCGGCTGCCTGCCCGAGTCGGCGGGCACCCTCGACCGCCGGAAGTTCGGTGAGAGTGCCCGCCGGGCGCTGGACCTCAGGGACGTGCCTTGA
- a CDS encoding segregation and condensation protein A, with protein MTGEQAEVPGFRVALTNFEGPFDLLLQLIGSRRLDVTEVALSAVTDEFIAYTRALGETADLDETTEFLVVAATLLDLKAARLLPRGDVEDLEDLALLETRDLLFARLLQYRAYKQVADLFATWQKKAQRRYPRAVGMEPQFADLMPPVVLGLTPAGFAEVAAGVFRPRPPEEVGTAHLHQVAVSVPEQAGRILDTLRLMGAGHWLTFQALTRDCTVSMEVVGRFLALLELYKAQAVEAMQEEALGELSVSWTGLEVDPTVVAATNWD; from the coding sequence GTGACGGGGGAGCAGGCGGAGGTCCCGGGGTTCCGGGTCGCGCTCACCAACTTCGAGGGGCCGTTTGACCTGCTGCTGCAGCTCATCGGCTCCCGGCGTCTCGACGTCACCGAGGTGGCCCTCTCCGCGGTGACCGACGAGTTCATCGCCTACACCCGCGCGCTGGGGGAGACCGCGGACCTCGACGAGACCACCGAGTTCCTGGTCGTCGCCGCCACCCTGCTGGACCTCAAGGCCGCCCGGCTCCTGCCGCGCGGCGACGTCGAGGATCTTGAGGACCTCGCCCTCCTGGAGACCCGGGACCTGCTCTTCGCGCGCCTCCTCCAGTACCGGGCGTACAAGCAGGTGGCCGACCTGTTCGCCACCTGGCAGAAGAAGGCGCAGCGCCGCTATCCGCGGGCGGTGGGCATGGAGCCGCAGTTCGCGGACCTCATGCCGCCGGTGGTTCTGGGGCTCACGCCCGCCGGTTTCGCGGAGGTGGCCGCGGGGGTGTTCCGCCCCCGCCCGCCGGAGGAGGTGGGCACCGCACACCTGCACCAGGTGGCGGTGTCGGTGCCGGAGCAGGCGGGGCGCATCCTCGACACCCTGCGGCTCATGGGGGCCGGGCACTGGCTGACCTTCCAGGCGCTGACCCGTGACTGCACGGTGTCCATGGAGGTGGTCGGCCGCTTCCTCGCCCTGCTGGAGCTCTACAAGGCGCAGGCCGTGGAGGCCATGCAGGAGGAGGCCCTGGGGGAGCTGTCGGTCAGCTGGACGGGCCTGGAGGTGGATCCGACGGTGGTGGCCGCGACCAACTGGGACTAG
- the scpB gene encoding SMC-Scp complex subunit ScpB translates to MTPLPLISQLRSRLESVLLVLDSPATAATLARALDTEEAAVQDLLRTVAAEFDERGSGFDLRESEDGWRLYTRPANAPAVEQFLLDGSQTRLSRAALETLAVVAYRQPATRSQISAVRGVNVDGVMRTLQLRGLIREVDVEPGTGAHRYETTGLFLELLGIDSLDRLPDLAPLLPDVESIDEEF, encoded by the coding sequence GTGACGCCGCTGCCGCTGATCAGCCAGCTGCGCTCGCGCCTGGAGTCGGTGCTGCTGGTCCTCGACTCACCGGCCACGGCGGCGACCCTCGCGCGGGCGCTCGACACCGAGGAGGCTGCCGTGCAGGACCTGCTGCGCACCGTCGCCGCGGAGTTCGACGAGCGTGGCTCCGGCTTCGACCTGCGCGAGTCGGAGGACGGCTGGCGCCTGTACACCCGGCCGGCGAATGCGCCCGCCGTGGAGCAGTTCCTCCTCGACGGCTCCCAGACCCGGCTCTCCCGCGCCGCCCTGGAGACCCTGGCGGTGGTGGCCTACCGGCAGCCGGCGACCCGTTCGCAGATCTCCGCCGTGCGCGGCGTCAACGTCGACGGCGTCATGCGCACCCTCCAGCTGCGCGGTCTCATCCGGGAGGTGGACGTCGAGCCGGGCACCGGCGCGCACCGCTACGAGACGACCGGACTCTTCCTCGAACTGCTGGGCATCGACTCGCTGGACAGGCTCCCGGACCTGGCCCCGCTGCTGCCCGACGTCGAGTCCATCGACGAGGAGTTTTAG
- a CDS encoding GNAT family N-acetyltransferase, giving the protein MATVTRTERLILMPLSARHDAEAYKVYSDKRIWEHRPQARHETVKETHQLIGRTQASWAAKGLGPWGVYMRDQPTEFIGVGGIELVDGRVWDLKYRFRPEKWGNGFATEVSEAALKAARRLDPDTPVTARITTNHPASARVLEKVGLRPVWEGRRVGTGDDPSEPDVRIYADRELPEEILEFLKARP; this is encoded by the coding sequence ATGGCTACTGTCACGAGAACCGAACGACTCATCCTCATGCCCCTGAGCGCGCGTCACGACGCCGAGGCCTACAAGGTCTACAGCGACAAGCGCATCTGGGAGCACCGCCCGCAGGCCCGTCACGAGACGGTCAAAGAGACCCACCAGCTCATCGGCCGCACCCAGGCGTCCTGGGCCGCGAAGGGCCTCGGCCCGTGGGGCGTCTACATGCGCGACCAGCCGACCGAGTTCATCGGCGTCGGCGGCATCGAACTTGTCGACGGCCGCGTGTGGGACCTCAAGTACCGTTTCCGCCCCGAGAAGTGGGGCAACGGCTTCGCCACCGAGGTCTCGGAGGCCGCCCTCAAGGCGGCGCGGCGCCTCGACCCGGACACCCCGGTCACCGCGCGCATCACCACCAACCACCCGGCCTCGGCCCGCGTCCTGGAGAAGGTCGGGCTCCGTCCGGTGTGGGAGGGGCGCCGTGTGGGCACCGGCGACGACCCCTCCGAGCCGGACGTCCGCATCTACGCGGACCGTGAGCTGCCGGAGGAGATCCTCGAGTTCCTCAAGGCACGTCCCTGA
- a CDS encoding peptide MFS transporter → MTILEQRSRAAGRDTHPIAMPSMVSIEMWERFSFYGMQAILAYYLYFQATDGGLGMATAEATALVGAYGAFLYLCTFAGGWIGDRVLGAERTLLTGAGLLVGGHVALSALPGFLGLIPGLLLIAAGSGLLKTAAVTVLGQAYPAASPRRDAAFQIFYLGINVGALLGPLITGWLAERHGFHAGFAAAAALMVLGLVVYLAMRPRLMASLGAETARLLTRPTQPLAPARARLIIIAAVAAVALVVALLAVGVITPARLAATFLVITVAAALLLFGQMFLSPAVTPGERRRVLAFVPLFLASTTYWALQSQIYGVLAVYSDVRLDRTVAGHEIPAAWTQSLNPFYILAFSLPLAWLWVRLGSRGPASSTKMGVGVIIAGSSMLIMLPFVGGGENSTPFLVLAAAIGTLSLGEMLIGPIGMASTAIHAPRAFATRFSALYFLTLAIGTSLAGTLSTFYDSTSADSERTYFLSVAAAAILIGVVCLAASRALRRHLTSECPGEG, encoded by the coding sequence ATGACCATTCTTGAACAGCGTTCAAGGGCGGCAGGTCGGGACACCCACCCGATCGCCATGCCCTCCATGGTGAGCATCGAGATGTGGGAGCGCTTCAGCTTCTACGGCATGCAGGCCATCCTCGCCTACTACCTCTACTTCCAGGCCACCGACGGCGGCCTCGGCATGGCCACCGCCGAGGCCACCGCCCTCGTCGGCGCCTACGGCGCCTTCCTCTACCTGTGCACCTTCGCCGGCGGCTGGATCGGCGACCGCGTCCTCGGTGCCGAACGCACCCTCCTCACCGGCGCGGGTCTCCTCGTCGGCGGACACGTCGCACTCTCCGCCCTCCCCGGCTTCCTCGGACTCATCCCGGGACTGCTCCTCATCGCCGCCGGATCCGGCCTGCTCAAGACCGCGGCCGTCACCGTCCTCGGCCAGGCCTACCCCGCCGCCTCCCCGCGTCGCGACGCCGCCTTCCAGATCTTCTACCTCGGCATCAACGTCGGCGCCCTGCTCGGCCCCCTCATCACCGGCTGGCTCGCCGAACGTCACGGATTCCACGCCGGCTTCGCGGCCGCCGCCGCCCTCATGGTCCTCGGGCTGGTCGTCTACCTGGCGATGCGTCCCCGGCTCATGGCGTCCCTCGGCGCCGAGACCGCCCGCCTGCTCACCCGCCCCACCCAGCCGCTGGCCCCCGCCCGCGCCCGGCTCATCATCATCGCCGCGGTCGCGGCCGTCGCCCTCGTCGTGGCCCTGCTCGCCGTCGGCGTGATCACCCCGGCCCGCCTGGCCGCCACCTTCCTCGTCATCACCGTCGCCGCGGCCCTGCTCCTCTTCGGCCAGATGTTCCTCTCCCCCGCCGTCACCCCGGGCGAACGACGCCGCGTCCTCGCCTTCGTCCCCCTCTTCCTCGCCTCCACCACCTACTGGGCGCTGCAGTCTCAGATCTACGGCGTCCTGGCCGTCTACTCCGACGTCCGCCTCGACCGCACCGTCGCCGGCCACGAGATCCCCGCCGCCTGGACCCAGTCCCTCAACCCCTTCTACATCCTCGCCTTCTCCCTCCCCCTGGCCTGGCTGTGGGTCCGCCTCGGCTCCCGCGGCCCCGCCTCCTCCACGAAGATGGGCGTCGGCGTCATCATCGCCGGATCGAGCATGCTCATCATGCTGCCGTTTGTCGGCGGCGGCGAGAACTCCACGCCCTTCCTCGTCCTCGCGGCCGCGATCGGCACGCTCTCCCTCGGCGAGATGCTCATCGGCCCCATCGGCATGGCCTCCACGGCCATCCACGCCCCGCGGGCCTTCGCCACCCGCTTCTCCGCTCTCTACTTCCTCACCCTGGCGATCGGCACCTCCCTGGCCGGCACGCTGTCCACCTTCTACGACTCCACCTCCGCCGACAGCGAGCGGACCTACTTCCTCTCGGTCGCGGCCGCCGCGATCCTCATCGGCGTCGTCTGCCTCGCGGCCTCCCGGGCACTGCGGCGCCACCTCACCTCCGAATGCCCCGGGGAGGGCTAG
- a CDS encoding ParA family protein has product MTVSGEGLSQEPGVEVGLTGRPVRELPQPAPLDRHGPATIISMCNQKGGVGKTTSTINLGACLAEIGRKVLLVDLDPQGALSAGLGVPHDELDITVYDLLLDNQTSIHSAIHQTAVPGMDLVPANIDLSAAEIQLVNEVGREQTLARALRPVMKEYDFIILDCQPSLGLLTVNALACSHGVIIPMECEYFSLRGLALLTDTVEKVADRLNFDLEILGILVTMFDRRTSHAREVMSRVVEVFGDRVFDSVITRTVRFPETSVAGEPIITWAPSSQGAEQYRNLALEVLERTALR; this is encoded by the coding sequence ATGACTGTGAGCGGAGAGGGACTGTCCCAGGAGCCCGGTGTCGAGGTCGGCCTGACCGGCCGCCCGGTGCGCGAGCTGCCGCAGCCTGCTCCCCTGGACCGGCACGGGCCCGCGACGATCATCTCGATGTGCAACCAGAAGGGCGGCGTCGGCAAGACGACGTCGACCATCAACCTGGGCGCCTGCCTCGCGGAGATCGGCCGCAAGGTCCTCCTCGTCGACCTGGACCCGCAGGGCGCCCTCTCGGCGGGCCTCGGCGTCCCCCACGACGAGCTCGACATCACGGTCTACGACCTGCTGCTCGACAACCAGACCTCGATCCACTCGGCGATCCACCAGACGGCCGTGCCCGGCATGGACCTGGTGCCCGCCAACATCGACCTCTCGGCGGCGGAGATCCAGCTCGTCAACGAGGTGGGCCGCGAGCAGACCCTGGCCCGTGCCCTGCGTCCGGTGATGAAGGAGTACGACTTCATCATCCTCGACTGCCAGCCCTCCCTCGGCCTGCTGACGGTCAACGCGCTGGCCTGCTCCCACGGGGTCATCATCCCGATGGAGTGCGAGTACTTCTCGCTGCGTGGCCTGGCGCTGCTCACCGACACGGTGGAGAAGGTCGCGGACCGTCTCAACTTCGACCTGGAGATCCTCGGCATCCTGGTCACCATGTTCGACCGGCGCACCTCCCACGCCCGCGAGGTCATGTCGCGCGTGGTGGAGGTGTTCGGTGACCGGGTCTTCGACTCGGTGATCACCCGCACGGTCCGGTTCCCGGAGACCTCCGTCGCCGGCGAGCCGATCATCACGTGGGCGCCTTCCTCCCAGGGGGCGGAGCAGTACCGCAACCTGGCCCTCGAGGTCCTGGAGCGGACCGCGCTCCGGTGA
- the der gene encoding ribosome biogenesis GTPase Der — MTEENMPEEQETEFVFPGEHDIDESELTDAEQWSAEDFDTEDFDFDDMTEEEWAALEARLGIEHREHLEEELCTVAIVGRPNVGKSTLVNRFLGRREAVVEDFPGVTRDRISYLAEWGGRRYFVQDTGGWDPNVKGIHAAIARQAEVAMETADVVVMVVDTKVGITETDAVMAKRLQKSKVPVILVANKFDSDSMYADMAEFYALGLGDPWPVSALHGRGGADVLDEVLRLFPQKPRATSITEGPRRVALVGKPNVGKSSLLNKVSKEERSVVDNVPGTTVDPVDSLVQLDQKLWRFVDTAGLRKKVKTAQGHEFYASLRTRAAIDASEVCVMLIDASEPISEQDQRVLSMVLESGKALVIAFNKWDLMDEDRRDELDREIDQQLTHLPWVTRINISAKTGRALQRLEPAMIEALESWDKRISTGQLNNWLREAIAANPPPMKAGRLPRVLFATQASTRPPVIVLFTTGFLDAGYRRYLERKFRERFGFHGSPVRIAVRVRERRTRK, encoded by the coding sequence ATGACCGAAGAGAACATGCCTGAGGAGCAGGAGACCGAGTTCGTCTTCCCCGGCGAGCACGACATCGACGAGTCCGAGCTCACCGACGCCGAGCAGTGGTCCGCGGAGGACTTCGACACCGAGGACTTCGACTTCGACGACATGACCGAGGAGGAGTGGGCCGCCCTCGAGGCCCGCCTGGGCATCGAGCACCGGGAGCACCTCGAGGAGGAGCTGTGCACCGTCGCCATCGTCGGCCGGCCCAACGTCGGTAAGTCGACGCTGGTCAACCGCTTCCTGGGGCGTCGTGAAGCAGTCGTCGAGGACTTCCCGGGCGTGACCCGCGACCGCATCTCCTACCTCGCGGAGTGGGGCGGACGCCGTTACTTCGTGCAGGACACCGGCGGCTGGGACCCCAACGTCAAGGGCATCCACGCCGCCATCGCGCGGCAGGCCGAGGTCGCGATGGAGACTGCCGACGTCGTCGTCATGGTCGTCGACACCAAGGTCGGAATCACCGAGACCGACGCCGTCATGGCCAAGCGCCTGCAGAAGTCGAAGGTCCCCGTGATCCTCGTGGCGAACAAGTTCGACTCGGACTCCATGTACGCCGACATGGCGGAGTTCTACGCCCTCGGCCTCGGCGACCCGTGGCCGGTGTCCGCACTCCACGGCCGCGGCGGCGCCGACGTCCTCGACGAGGTGCTGCGTCTGTTTCCGCAGAAGCCGCGCGCCACCTCGATCACGGAGGGGCCGCGCCGTGTGGCGCTCGTCGGCAAGCCGAACGTGGGCAAGTCCTCCCTGCTGAACAAGGTGTCCAAGGAGGAGCGCTCCGTCGTCGACAACGTGCCCGGCACCACCGTCGACCCGGTCGACTCCCTGGTCCAGCTGGACCAGAAGCTGTGGCGCTTCGTCGACACCGCCGGTCTGCGCAAGAAGGTGAAGACGGCGCAGGGCCACGAGTTCTACGCCTCCCTGCGCACCCGCGCCGCGATCGACGCCTCCGAGGTCTGCGTCATGCTCATCGACGCCTCCGAGCCGATCTCCGAGCAGGACCAGCGCGTCCTGTCGATGGTGCTCGAGTCCGGCAAGGCCCTGGTCATCGCGTTCAACAAGTGGGACCTCATGGACGAGGACCGCCGCGACGAACTCGACCGCGAGATCGACCAGCAGCTCACCCACCTCCCGTGGGTGACCCGCATCAACATCTCCGCGAAGACGGGCCGCGCCCTGCAGCGCCTCGAGCCCGCCATGATCGAGGCCCTCGAGAGCTGGGACAAGCGCATCTCCACCGGCCAGCTCAACAACTGGCTGCGTGAGGCCATCGCCGCGAACCCGCCGCCGATGAAGGCCGGCCGCCTGCCGCGCGTCCTGTTCGCCACCCAGGCGTCGACCCGCCCGCCGGTCATCGTGCTGTTCACCACCGGCTTCCTAGACGCCGGCTACCGCCGTTACCTGGAGCGCAAGTTCCGTGAGCGTTTCGGCTTCCACGGCTCCCCGGTGCGCATCGCCGTGCGCGTGCGGGAGCGCCGCACCCGAAAGTAG
- the cmk gene encoding (d)CMP kinase: MPDGGLILAVDGPSGTGKSTTCRALAKRLDAKYVDTGAMYRVATLAVLRAGVDPQDTAAVIEATRDLPLSVNDDPDSTEVLLDGENVAAEIREREVTQNVSAVSAVPEVRENLVALQRRLAADAHRAIVEGRDIGTVVLADAPAKAYLTASAEVRARRRYNQDRSAGREADFATVLADVIRRDELDSSRATSPLRPAEDAHIIDTSEMTLDQVLETLINIVKESDR; the protein is encoded by the coding sequence ATGCCCGACGGCGGACTGATCCTGGCCGTCGACGGTCCCTCCGGCACCGGCAAGTCGACGACCTGCCGCGCGCTGGCCAAGCGTCTCGACGCCAAGTACGTCGACACCGGCGCCATGTACCGCGTCGCCACCCTCGCGGTGCTCCGCGCGGGCGTCGACCCGCAGGACACCGCCGCCGTCATCGAGGCGACCCGTGACCTGCCGCTGTCCGTCAACGACGACCCGGACTCCACCGAGGTGCTTCTCGACGGCGAGAACGTGGCCGCCGAGATCCGCGAACGTGAGGTCACGCAGAACGTCTCCGCCGTCTCCGCCGTGCCCGAGGTCCGGGAGAACCTCGTCGCCCTGCAGCGCCGCCTCGCCGCCGACGCGCACCGCGCCATCGTCGAGGGACGCGACATCGGCACCGTCGTGCTTGCCGACGCCCCCGCCAAGGCCTACCTCACCGCCTCCGCGGAGGTCCGGGCCCGGCGCCGCTACAACCAGGACCGCTCCGCCGGCCGGGAGGCGGACTTCGCCACCGTGCTCGCTGACGTCATCCGCCGTGACGAGCTCGACTCCTCCCGCGCCACCTCGCCCCTGCGCCCCGCCGAGGACGCCCACATCATCGACACCTCCGAGATGACCCTCGACCAGGTGCTCGAGACCCTCATCAACATCGTGAAGGAGTCAGACCGATGA
- a CDS encoding pseudouridine synthase, producing the protein MTPPARRDGTPDKDQQPRKLRASEIPLSNARPARRQNVSPGQRRASARSVAESLGADWLYEGDAPATGDGVRLQKVLAQAGVASRRHAEVLIDKGRVEVNGKIVTKQGMRVNPNVDVIRVDGVRIHVNEDLEYFILNKPRGVLSTMSDDEGRLCVGDIVAEKIASGQRLFHVGRLDSDTEGLLLLTNDGELANRLMHPRYEVSKTYLATVQGEADRRLITTLKKGVELEDGPAKADYVQIIDTHEGESLIKIELHEGRKHIVRRMLKAAGFPVQRLVRTKIHTVQLGEQKPGSLRALNNSELTSLFKAVEL; encoded by the coding sequence GTGACCCCACCCGCTCGCCGTGACGGCACACCGGACAAGGACCAGCAGCCCAGGAAGCTGCGGGCCTCCGAGATTCCGCTGTCCAACGCCCGTCCCGCCCGCCGTCAGAACGTCTCGCCCGGGCAGCGCCGGGCCTCCGCCCGCTCCGTCGCCGAGAGCCTCGGGGCCGACTGGCTCTACGAGGGGGACGCCCCCGCCACCGGAGACGGCGTCCGCCTGCAGAAGGTGCTCGCCCAGGCCGGCGTCGCCTCCCGACGTCACGCCGAGGTCCTCATCGACAAGGGCCGCGTCGAGGTCAACGGGAAGATCGTGACCAAGCAGGGCATGCGCGTCAACCCGAACGTCGACGTCATCCGCGTCGACGGCGTGCGCATCCACGTCAACGAGGACCTCGAGTACTTCATCCTCAACAAGCCGCGGGGCGTGCTGTCGACCATGTCCGACGACGAGGGCCGCCTGTGCGTCGGTGACATCGTCGCCGAGAAGATCGCCTCCGGCCAGCGCCTCTTCCACGTCGGCCGCCTCGACTCCGACACCGAGGGCCTGCTGCTGCTCACCAACGACGGTGAGCTGGCCAACCGCCTCATGCACCCGCGCTACGAGGTCTCCAAGACCTACCTGGCCACCGTGCAGGGCGAGGCCGACCGTCGCCTCATCACCACCCTGAAGAAGGGCGTCGAGCTGGAGGACGGCCCCGCGAAGGCCGACTACGTGCAGATCATCGACACCCACGAGGGCGAGTCGCTCATCAAGATCGAGCTGCACGAGGGCCGCAAGCACATCGTGCGCCGCATGCTCAAGGCCGCCGGTTTCCCGGTCCAGCGTCTGGTGCGCACCAAGATCCACACCGTGCAGCTGGGCGAGCAGAAGCCCGGCTCCCTGCGCGCCCTCAACAACTCCGAACTGACCTCCCTGTTCAAGGCGGTGGAACTGTGA
- a CDS encoding adenosylmethionine--8-amino-7-oxononanoate transaminase produces MRPAEITEIIALDRAHVWHPYAPAHTTNLPVSATAGIHLELADGRRVIDGMSSWWAAIHGHGHPALVAAATEQIGRMSHVMFGGLTHEPAVTLAGRLADMTGLPHVFFSDSGSVSVEVAVKMALQYARGTGHPERTRLLTWRSGYHGDTFAAMSVCDPDGGMHSLWEGTLAEQIFAPAPPTGEPGDYLTRFEMLVDASVAAVIVEPGVQGAGGMRFHDPALLRGLRDICDRHGILLIVDEIATGFGRTGELFVSTGAGVRPDIMCVGKALTGGFMTLAATLCTAEVAAGIGTLMHGPTFMANPLACAVATASLDLIATGGWRRDVARIEAGLRAGLAPLREAPGVADVRVRGAIGVVEMEQPVDMEATTQAALAEGVWLRPFGRLIYTMPPYICTDDDVAQICRGIRAAVAA; encoded by the coding sequence ATGCGCCCCGCTGAGATCACTGAGATTATTGCGCTCGACCGCGCCCACGTGTGGCACCCCTATGCCCCGGCACACACCACCAACCTGCCGGTCTCCGCGACCGCGGGCATCCACCTCGAACTCGCCGACGGCCGCCGTGTCATCGACGGCATGAGCTCCTGGTGGGCCGCCATCCACGGCCACGGACACCCCGCGCTGGTGGCCGCCGCGACGGAGCAGATCGGCCGCATGAGCCACGTCATGTTCGGCGGACTCACCCACGAACCGGCCGTCACCCTCGCTGGCCGGCTCGCCGACATGACGGGCCTCCCGCACGTCTTCTTCTCCGACTCCGGCTCCGTGTCCGTCGAGGTCGCCGTCAAGATGGCCCTCCAGTACGCCCGCGGCACCGGCCACCCCGAACGCACCCGCCTGCTCACCTGGCGTTCCGGCTACCACGGCGACACCTTCGCCGCGATGAGCGTCTGCGACCCCGACGGCGGCATGCACTCCCTGTGGGAGGGCACCCTCGCCGAGCAGATCTTCGCCCCGGCCCCGCCCACCGGGGAGCCCGGCGACTACCTCACCCGCTTCGAGATGCTTGTCGACGCCTCCGTCGCCGCCGTCATCGTCGAGCCCGGCGTCCAGGGCGCCGGCGGCATGCGCTTCCACGACCCCGCCCTGCTGCGCGGGCTGCGGGACATCTGCGACCGCCACGGCATCCTGCTCATCGTCGACGAGATCGCCACGGGCTTCGGCCGGACCGGCGAGCTCTTCGTCAGCACCGGGGCCGGGGTGCGGCCCGACATCATGTGCGTGGGCAAGGCGCTGACCGGCGGATTCATGACCCTGGCCGCCACGCTGTGCACCGCCGAGGTGGCCGCGGGCATCGGCACGCTCATGCACGGACCGACCTTCATGGCCAACCCGCTCGCCTGCGCCGTCGCCACCGCCTCCCTCGACCTCATCGCCACCGGCGGGTGGCGCCGTGACGTCGCCCGCATCGAGGCCGGGCTGCGCGCCGGCCTGGCGCCCCTGCGGGAGGCCCCCGGGGTGGCCGACGTGCGGGTGCGTGGGGCGATCGGGGTCGTGGAGATGGAGCAGCCCGTGGACATGGAGGCCACCACGCAGGCCGCCCTCGCGGAGGGGGTGTGGCTGCGACCCTTCGGCCGGCTCATCTACACGATGCCGCCGTACATCTGCACCGACGACGACGTCGCGCAGATCTGCCGCGGCATCCGGGCGGCGGTGGCGGCATGA